Proteins encoded within one genomic window of Synechococcus sp. PCC 7335:
- a CDS encoding glycosyltransferase family 2 protein → MQTLLTIIIPTYNRPQMVERAVQSALAQTIDTAAEGIEVLVVDDHSPAPLSLLEHPRLRVIRLPENRGGAAARNEGARLASGRYITYLDDDDQLLPGMAEVAIKALRDSTLPPPVGVLSGIEVVNQSGQVLRTRRPPILPKGSHFSLEKISPDKSFLTKQTLVVEKEVLLAIGGFDETFRSRVHSELFLRLNQVCSLVGLPTTTYRLMAHEGPRVSSNLGLRQASFKQLVSKHRELFEAHPEQFAKFLYDHARKSSTLGQRQAALKALAWAFKVHPLHSSLLAGRDIKARLVKRMAA, encoded by the coding sequence ATGCAGACACTGCTGACTATCATTATTCCCACCTATAATCGTCCTCAGATGGTTGAGCGAGCAGTGCAAAGTGCTTTAGCACAGACGATAGATACTGCGGCAGAAGGGATTGAGGTCTTAGTCGTAGACGACCACTCACCTGCCCCCCTGTCTCTGCTAGAGCATCCTCGCTTGCGGGTTATTCGGCTACCGGAGAACCGTGGCGGTGCGGCGGCTCGCAATGAAGGTGCGCGGCTCGCTTCCGGGAGATATATCACCTATCTAGACGATGACGATCAGCTTTTACCCGGAATGGCAGAAGTCGCTATCAAAGCGCTCCGCGATTCTACCCTACCTCCTCCAGTAGGCGTTTTGTCCGGCATAGAGGTGGTCAACCAGTCAGGGCAGGTCTTGAGAACTCGGCGGCCGCCGATTCTGCCGAAGGGATCGCATTTTTCGCTAGAAAAGATTAGTCCTGACAAATCGTTCCTCACCAAGCAAACTTTGGTAGTTGAGAAAGAAGTTCTACTAGCCATTGGCGGGTTTGACGAAACTTTTCGCTCGCGCGTCCATTCAGAGCTATTCTTGCGCCTCAATCAGGTTTGTTCTCTGGTGGGTTTGCCAACAACTACCTATCGGCTAATGGCTCACGAAGGACCTAGAGTCTCTAGCAATCTAGGTTTACGCCAGGCCAGCTTCAAGCAACTAGTTTCCAAACATCGCGAGCTGTTCGAGGCACACCCCGAGCAGTTTGCTAAGTTCTTGTATGACCATGCTCGAAAGTCTTCTACGCTAGGACAAAGACAGGCTGCTCTAAAAGCATTGGCCTGGGCCTTCAAAGTGCATCCCCTTCACAGCTCCTTGCTTGCTGGTAGAGATATCAAAGCTCGACTAGTGAAGCGGATGGCAGCTTAG
- the hepA gene encoding heterocyst formation ABC transporter subunit HepA produces MRMKLPAIIRRVLEANSFWRKNRLILREFRHFRWIAFGAIAFAFASAFLEGITVGFIASFLQGLTNPEEPPIQTGLAWFDTLFLASEASASERIYRLSGLLMVGVWLRAGFDYLSRVYSKKSSLSLVDNLRRRIFEQLKSFNLSFYTTASPGALISTLRGEVNQVQQAFDLLSVSFVFSSKLLAYMVAMLLLSWQLFIASVLLFGLLGVSLTSLTSRVREASFEVPKANKAFTSRALSFVNGIRTVHACGTQDYETRRYNKATRKIYSAQMGVIKLSELVQPIIEGAGATLLVGMVVVSYGLLISTGRLTAAELLTFLFVLIRTTPIFSALNGALVRFMSVQGSLGAVNDLLRRDDKPYFQDGHLTFTGLQRSIDFEAVDFSYQPEEPVLRDITLSIERGKTTALVGTSGAGKTTLADLIPRFYDPTQGRIMVDGVDIRSLKIDSFRQCMAIVSQDTFIFNTTVRENIAYGTTGGGEVSDQDLYEAARMANALEFILDLPQGFDTVLGDRGIRLSGGQRQRIAIARALLQNPEVLILDEATSALDSLTEKLIQDSLERLSKGRTVIAIAHRLSTIAEADKVVVLEKGRIVEQGSYQDLLETRGKLWEYHKMQFEMSNT; encoded by the coding sequence ATGAGAATGAAGCTACCTGCAATTATCAGAAGAGTACTTGAAGCTAATAGCTTTTGGAGAAAAAACCGACTCATCCTACGGGAGTTTAGGCATTTTCGCTGGATTGCCTTTGGCGCGATCGCGTTTGCCTTTGCCTCTGCTTTTCTTGAAGGGATCACAGTAGGCTTTATCGCCTCGTTCCTGCAGGGATTAACGAACCCTGAGGAACCGCCTATCCAAACGGGGCTAGCCTGGTTTGATACGCTGTTTCTAGCATCAGAAGCCTCAGCATCAGAGCGAATCTATCGACTTTCCGGACTGCTGATGGTGGGTGTATGGCTAAGAGCCGGATTCGACTACCTCAGCCGGGTGTATTCTAAGAAGTCATCACTAAGCTTGGTAGACAATCTGCGCCGCAGAATCTTTGAACAGCTCAAAAGCTTCAATCTAAGCTTTTATACAACTGCTAGTCCGGGCGCTCTCATTAGCACACTTAGAGGAGAGGTTAACCAGGTACAGCAGGCGTTTGATCTGCTCTCTGTTTCCTTCGTCTTTAGCTCCAAGCTATTGGCCTATATGGTAGCGATGCTGCTACTGTCCTGGCAGCTTTTCATAGCATCTGTTCTTTTGTTTGGGCTGTTGGGTGTTAGCTTGACCTCGTTAACATCTAGGGTCAGAGAAGCGAGCTTCGAAGTGCCCAAAGCGAATAAAGCGTTCACATCTCGCGCTTTGTCTTTTGTCAATGGCATTCGCACGGTCCATGCTTGCGGTACCCAAGACTATGAAACTCGACGTTACAACAAAGCAACTCGAAAAATCTATAGCGCTCAGATGGGCGTTATCAAACTCTCAGAGCTAGTACAGCCGATTATTGAAGGTGCAGGTGCAACGCTGTTAGTTGGCATGGTTGTTGTTTCTTATGGATTGCTAATTTCAACTGGCAGATTGACGGCAGCTGAGCTGCTAACGTTTCTGTTTGTGCTGATTCGAACAACGCCAATCTTCTCTGCGTTGAATGGAGCCTTAGTCAGGTTTATGTCTGTTCAAGGCTCTTTAGGCGCTGTCAACGATTTGCTTCGACGTGATGACAAACCGTACTTCCAGGATGGGCACCTGACCTTCACTGGCTTACAGCGTTCAATCGATTTCGAGGCGGTAGATTTCTCCTATCAACCAGAAGAACCTGTACTGCGCGATATTACCCTATCGATCGAACGGGGAAAAACAACAGCGTTGGTTGGGACATCAGGAGCCGGTAAAACAACGCTAGCAGATTTGATTCCTCGATTCTATGATCCTACTCAGGGCCGAATTATGGTGGATGGGGTTGATATTCGATCGCTCAAGATTGATTCTTTTCGGCAGTGTATGGCTATTGTTAGCCAAGATACTTTCATCTTTAATACCACCGTAAGAGAGAACATCGCTTATGGCACTACTGGTGGCGGTGAGGTCAGCGATCAAGACTTGTATGAAGCCGCCAGGATGGCTAACGCATTGGAATTTATTCTCGATCTACCACAAGGCTTTGATACGGTGCTAGGCGATCGCGGCATTCGGCTCTCAGGGGGACAGCGACAGCGAATTGCGATCGCCCGCGCGCTTCTACAAAATCCTGAAGTCCTCATTCTAGATGAGGCAACGAGTGCGCTGGATTCTTTGACTGAGAAATTGATCCAAGATTCGTTAGAACGCTTATCGAAGGGACGTACGGTGATTGCGATCGCCCACCGCCTCTCTACCATTGCTGAAGCTGATAAAGTTGTTGTTCTAGAAAAAGGTCGCATTGTTGAGCAAGGCAGCTATCAAGACTTGCTAGAAACGCGTGGCAAGCTTTGGGAATATCACAAGATGCAGTTTGAGATGAGCAACACATAG
- a CDS encoding SEC-C metal-binding domain-containing protein: protein MREGAQWFYTQGDLLPAYQPKRTQPCWCGSKLKFKQCHGSKQSL from the coding sequence GTGCGTGAAGGGGCTCAGTGGTTTTATACGCAGGGCGACTTATTACCGGCTTATCAACCCAAACGGACGCAACCCTGCTGGTGTGGTAGCAAGCTAAAGTTCAAACAGTGTCATGGTAGTAAGCAATCGCTATAG
- a CDS encoding ATP-dependent RecD-like DNA helicase, whose translation MSQSAATKLNQAEASKGIPEVLPGIELSQQQWQSLQALEAFVHSNEKIYLLTGYAGTGKTTLLQALITRLQQQHDNRPIALTALSNKATKVLQSMAYRWGCEVDCMTCCRLLGLKPVIDKETGGQKFEPDHNRKNLTTEYDLVVVDECSMINVDMWDLLVSAVSKFTDRTQLLFVGDSAQLPPVGETESPCFANVLHRSDLTEVIRYGGAIGLLAEDVRTNLERTTMPRAISDRNATNTEGIFTIPPAQWEKLMLRAFKSKAYERNPDQVRVLAYTNNRVNYLNNKIRAAIYGKKAARFMAGERLVARNACMGRDGILLQTSEECEVLAAYLTRFEGWLVWELEVETDDQQERQLRVLHEDEQQRFKEILSDYSEKKQWMAFWDYKELFHDLSYAYSLTVHKSQGSTFQDVFVDVPNLMLNRKVIERNQLYYVAFTRAAKRLFLLG comes from the coding sequence ATGTCGCAGTCCGCCGCTACTAAACTAAACCAAGCTGAGGCTTCGAAAGGCATCCCAGAAGTGCTTCCTGGCATCGAGCTAAGTCAGCAGCAGTGGCAGTCACTACAGGCGCTAGAAGCGTTTGTTCACAGCAACGAAAAAATCTATCTACTCACTGGCTACGCTGGCACAGGCAAAACGACCCTTCTACAGGCTTTGATTACCCGGCTACAGCAGCAGCACGACAATCGACCCATCGCTTTAACCGCACTTAGCAACAAGGCTACCAAAGTATTGCAGTCAATGGCCTATCGATGGGGATGCGAAGTAGACTGTATGACCTGCTGTCGGTTGCTAGGATTGAAGCCTGTGATTGATAAAGAGACAGGTGGTCAAAAGTTTGAGCCAGATCACAATCGCAAGAACCTCACCACCGAATACGATCTTGTTGTCGTAGACGAATGTTCCATGATCAATGTAGATATGTGGGACTTGCTGGTTAGCGCTGTATCTAAGTTCACCGATCGCACTCAGCTTTTATTTGTTGGCGATTCTGCGCAGCTACCACCCGTTGGCGAAACGGAGTCTCCTTGCTTTGCTAACGTTTTGCACCGCAGCGATCTCACAGAAGTCATTCGTTATGGGGGTGCGATTGGACTGCTCGCAGAAGACGTGCGAACTAACTTAGAAAGAACAACAATGCCTCGGGCAATCAGCGATCGCAACGCCACTAACACGGAAGGCATTTTTACGATTCCTCCGGCTCAATGGGAAAAGCTCATGCTCCGAGCCTTCAAAAGCAAAGCCTACGAGCGAAACCCCGATCAGGTCCGCGTGCTTGCCTACACCAACAACCGCGTCAACTACCTCAACAACAAAATTCGCGCCGCTATCTATGGTAAGAAGGCCGCTCGATTCATGGCTGGAGAACGCTTGGTTGCTAGAAATGCCTGCATGGGAAGAGACGGCATCTTACTACAGACTTCGGAAGAATGTGAAGTCTTAGCTGCCTACCTGACTCGTTTTGAAGGATGGCTAGTATGGGAACTAGAAGTTGAGACTGATGACCAGCAAGAGCGTCAGCTGAGAGTTCTTCACGAAGATGAACAGCAGCGATTTAAAGAAATTCTCTCTGACTATTCAGAGAAAAAACAATGGATGGCCTTTTGGGACTATAAAGAGCTTTTTCACGATCTTAGCTACGCCTACAGTCTTACAGTTCACAAAAGTCAGGGGTCTACCTTCCAAGATGTCTTTGTAGACGTGCCTAATCTTATGCTTAATCGCAAAGTAATAGAGCGTAACCAACTCTACTACGTCGCCTTTACCCGCGCCGCCAAGAGACTGTTTCTATTGGGATGA
- a CDS encoding low specificity L-threonine aldolase translates to MPVFILQLAKIMIDLRSDTVTQPTPEMRQVMLAAPVGDDVLGDDPSVNELETYVAALLGKKAAVYMPSGTMTNQVALRSHTQPGDEIVLEAEAHIYYYEGGGPAALSGVSCRLLSGEGGIFSAAAVEKSLRPVDPHFPRTRLVCVENTHNRSGGRVFPLETIQEIAGVCQRNDLQLHMDGARFWNACVATGLSPQEYAAPFDTVSVCFSKGLGAPVGSALVGSAQKIATARRFRKMFGGGMRQAGMIAAGALYAVQHQFERLAEDHYNAQRLAKKLKGIKGISVDPALVETNIVNFELTKFSASDVIKTLAKEGVAVLATGPRKIRAVTNLMVSTEQIDQAVEAIARSVW, encoded by the coding sequence ATGCCTGTCTTTATTTTGCAGCTTGCCAAAATTATGATCGATTTGCGTAGCGATACAGTCACTCAGCCAACACCGGAAATGCGACAGGTGATGCTAGCTGCGCCGGTTGGAGACGATGTACTAGGGGATGATCCTTCTGTTAATGAGCTAGAGACCTACGTTGCTGCGCTATTAGGCAAAAAAGCGGCGGTTTACATGCCTTCGGGTACAATGACAAATCAGGTGGCACTGCGATCGCATACTCAACCTGGTGATGAGATTGTCTTGGAGGCTGAGGCCCATATCTACTACTACGAAGGGGGTGGTCCGGCGGCTCTATCTGGCGTTAGCTGTCGGCTATTGTCTGGTGAAGGGGGCATTTTCTCAGCGGCAGCCGTTGAAAAGTCATTGCGTCCGGTGGATCCTCACTTTCCTCGGACTCGACTGGTCTGCGTTGAAAATACGCACAATCGTAGCGGTGGCCGGGTCTTTCCTTTAGAGACAATTCAAGAAATTGCCGGTGTTTGTCAACGAAACGACCTACAGCTGCATATGGATGGTGCTAGATTTTGGAACGCCTGTGTTGCCACTGGCCTTTCTCCCCAAGAGTACGCGGCTCCGTTCGATACTGTGAGCGTATGTTTTTCAAAGGGGCTAGGCGCACCGGTTGGATCAGCGCTAGTCGGCAGCGCGCAGAAGATAGCGACTGCGCGGCGATTTCGTAAAATGTTTGGCGGTGGAATGAGACAAGCTGGGATGATTGCGGCTGGTGCGCTCTACGCTGTGCAGCATCAGTTCGAGCGTTTGGCAGAAGATCACTACAACGCTCAGCGATTAGCGAAGAAGTTGAAAGGAATAAAGGGTATATCAGTTGATCCTGCCCTAGTTGAAACAAACATTGTCAACTTTGAGTTGACTAAGTTTAGCGCTAGTGACGTGATCAAGACGTTAGCGAAAGAGGGGGTAGCTGTTTTGGCCACTGGGCCGCGAAAGATTCGAGCAGTGACTAATCTGATGGTGAGTACTGAGCAGATCGATCAGGCGGTAGAGGCGATCGCCCGTTCGGTTTGGTAG
- the argC gene encoding N-acetyl-gamma-glutamyl-phosphate reductase, whose product MTVPKVFIDGEAGTTGLQIYQRLADREDLEVISIDPDKRKVASERAKMINAADVAILCLPDDAAREAVSWVTNPQTKILDASTAHRTADEWVYGFPEMSADQRSHIATANRVSNPGCYPTGFLALMSPLVRGGLLPATFPATVNAISGYSGGGKKLIAQYEGFRAEAPAEESRSPYSPYGLGFRHKHVKEMQKYARLHHVPLFVPAVGDFAQGMVVQIPLPLWSLEDAPTGKQLHEKLSSHYANEPFVPVAPLNDQGQLRDGSFFETKSANQTNEVQLFVFANDETKEALLIARLDNLGKGASGAAVQNLNIMLGLSEKSGLSS is encoded by the coding sequence ATGACAGTTCCAAAGGTTTTTATCGATGGAGAAGCCGGTACAACCGGGCTACAGATCTATCAGCGCCTAGCTGATCGTGAAGATTTGGAGGTAATCAGTATTGATCCAGATAAGCGGAAAGTGGCCAGTGAACGCGCCAAGATGATCAACGCAGCCGATGTGGCAATTTTATGCTTGCCCGATGACGCTGCTCGCGAGGCCGTTAGCTGGGTTACCAACCCCCAGACCAAAATCCTAGATGCTAGCACCGCCCATAGAACGGCTGACGAGTGGGTCTATGGGTTTCCAGAGATGAGCGCAGATCAGCGATCGCACATCGCTACCGCTAACCGAGTGAGCAATCCAGGCTGCTATCCGACCGGATTTTTAGCGCTCATGTCTCCGCTTGTTAGAGGCGGACTGCTGCCAGCGACGTTCCCAGCAACGGTCAATGCGATTTCAGGCTACTCCGGCGGCGGCAAGAAGCTAATCGCCCAGTACGAAGGCTTTCGAGCGGAGGCGCCGGCGGAGGAATCGCGATCGCCCTATAGTCCCTATGGTCTAGGCTTTAGGCACAAGCACGTTAAGGAAATGCAGAAATATGCGAGACTACATCACGTCCCGCTTTTTGTACCTGCTGTGGGTGACTTTGCCCAAGGAATGGTCGTACAGATACCGCTGCCGCTGTGGAGCCTAGAAGATGCGCCTACCGGAAAGCAGCTACATGAGAAACTCAGCAGTCACTATGCCAATGAACCGTTCGTCCCTGTAGCGCCGCTAAATGATCAGGGCCAGCTTCGTGACGGCAGTTTCTTTGAAACCAAAAGCGCCAATCAGACAAACGAAGTGCAGCTCTTCGTCTTTGCCAACGACGAGACCAAAGAAGCCTTGCTAATTGCTCGTCTAGATAACTTAGGCAAAGGCGCCTCAGGCGCAGCGGTACAAAATCTCAACATTATGCTGGGTTTATCCGAGAAGTCTGGTCTTTCTAGCTAG
- a CDS encoding tautomerase family protein, whose product MVQVKITGSADALNPIKSKLSDIIHSCLQEAIGTPEEKRFQRFYPLDAENFYYPKSCSSRYTIIEIIMFEGRSVGAKKRLTSLLFERINQKLEIAVEDIEIAIFDLPKHNWGIRGLPGDELVLNYPINI is encoded by the coding sequence ATGGTACAGGTCAAAATCACAGGCAGCGCAGATGCTCTTAATCCCATAAAATCAAAACTCTCAGACATTATTCATAGCTGTTTGCAAGAGGCTATTGGTACGCCAGAAGAAAAACGATTTCAAAGATTCTATCCTCTCGATGCAGAAAACTTTTACTATCCTAAGAGCTGCTCATCTCGATATACCATTATCGAGATTATCATGTTTGAAGGGCGCTCTGTGGGTGCGAAAAAGCGGTTGACTAGTTTGTTGTTTGAGCGAATTAATCAGAAGCTAGAAATAGCGGTAGAAGATATTGAGATTGCTATATTTGATTTGCCTAAACACAACTGGGGTATCCGCGGGCTTCCAGGTGACGAGCTGGTTCTCAACTATCCCATAAACATATAA
- a CDS encoding SGNH/GDSL hydrolase family protein yields the protein MATSTQLELSFDQIFFFGDSLSDNGNIYELSSRLLQIGLPPDGFGYNQKFTNVETNGNGAVWTEEVPTLLGLATEDVYNFAFGGARVLGDATIGSVLRLGEAAERLVRPDVNLDDFVDSTLTEEARSLLAGSEVLDKIFNAISTVNNLNLTGQVTNALASVQGQFEEGTAASFLIGGNDYTNLAPDQDPQAFITDIISTFLSNAAQVAAAGADTLIYVTQPLVSSAPIGKQLISALTEQGLSGTEAAEVLGQIDQLVSVQNQQVAAGFQALGQQFGAKVVVVDLAQLAEEIQADLSGFGFKFGGSRLLSGGTNLSSFLDFNNNGIPDVGVDPDTSEIIDLPLPFVSTDINGDGKNDIFVVADAESLEFDLDEIMFFDTVHPSAATHDLIANFYIASLAQGVDFLTTAADELLGTQRGDLVFAKAGDDAVEGKQANDVIFGGSGEDILWGSRGNDIVIGGGSNDWVIGNSGADIVAGSDGDDRLRGRRGSDILIGGEGSDDMRGGSGNDLFIQAVDREAIAYDIVRGGLGYDTLFIEVENTEFEAAESSIERFRAGQPLEFSIGNSEIELRSIERVILGNSDNQTQFDQAYSQAFDELGAGAIALVDAAVRWNQLDPIA from the coding sequence ATGGCCACAAGCACACAGCTCGAACTCTCATTCGACCAGATCTTCTTTTTTGGTGATTCTCTATCTGACAACGGCAATATCTATGAGCTGTCTTCTAGACTGCTACAGATAGGATTACCACCAGATGGCTTTGGCTATAACCAAAAGTTTACCAATGTCGAAACTAACGGCAATGGTGCGGTGTGGACTGAAGAAGTCCCCACTTTATTAGGGCTAGCAACAGAAGATGTGTATAACTTCGCTTTTGGCGGCGCCCGCGTACTAGGAGATGCCACTATCGGAAGTGTGCTTAGACTCGGTGAGGCTGCAGAACGGCTGGTAAGGCCTGATGTCAACTTAGACGACTTCGTTGATAGCACACTGACAGAGGAAGCAAGATCTCTGCTAGCAGGAAGCGAAGTGCTCGATAAGATATTCAATGCGATATCTACTGTCAATAACCTCAATCTAACTGGCCAAGTAACCAATGCGTTAGCCTCCGTACAAGGCCAATTTGAGGAGGGTACAGCAGCTTCCTTTCTAATTGGAGGCAATGATTATACAAACTTGGCCCCTGATCAAGATCCGCAAGCATTTATTACCGATATAATTTCAACCTTTCTTAGCAATGCCGCTCAAGTCGCTGCAGCCGGCGCTGATACATTGATCTACGTCACGCAACCGCTTGTCTCGTCTGCACCTATCGGTAAACAGCTTATATCGGCGCTAACTGAGCAGGGACTATCAGGAACAGAAGCAGCAGAGGTTCTCGGTCAGATCGATCAGCTCGTTAGCGTTCAAAACCAGCAAGTAGCAGCAGGCTTTCAGGCATTAGGACAGCAGTTTGGCGCTAAGGTCGTGGTCGTTGATTTGGCTCAACTTGCAGAGGAGATACAAGCTGATCTCTCTGGGTTTGGATTCAAGTTTGGTGGGAGTCGCCTTCTCTCTGGTGGGACAAACCTCTCCAGTTTTCTAGATTTCAACAACAATGGCATACCGGATGTTGGAGTCGATCCTGACACTAGTGAGATCATTGACCTACCTTTGCCCTTCGTTTCTACCGATATCAATGGTGATGGAAAAAACGACATCTTTGTAGTCGCTGATGCGGAGTCACTGGAATTTGATCTTGACGAGATCATGTTTTTTGATACGGTTCATCCTTCTGCGGCTACTCACGATCTAATTGCGAACTTCTACATAGCTTCTCTAGCTCAAGGCGTTGATTTTCTGACGACGGCGGCAGATGAGCTTTTGGGTACTCAGCGTGGTGACCTTGTCTTTGCAAAAGCTGGAGATGACGCAGTAGAAGGCAAGCAGGCTAATGATGTCATTTTTGGCGGGTCGGGTGAGGATATTCTTTGGGGGAGTAGAGGCAACGATATTGTTATTGGTGGTGGCAGCAATGACTGGGTTATCGGAAACTCAGGAGCCGATATCGTTGCTGGTTCAGATGGCGACGATAGGCTACGCGGACGAAGGGGAAGCGATATTTTAATCGGTGGCGAGGGCAGTGATGATATGAGGGGCGGATCGGGTAACGATCTGTTTATTCAAGCGGTCGATAGGGAGGCGATCGCCTACGATATCGTTCGTGGAGGCCTAGGCTATGACACTCTATTTATTGAAGTCGAAAATACTGAGTTTGAGGCGGCTGAGTCTAGCATTGAGCGCTTTCGCGCTGGCCAGCCGCTTGAGTTTTCTATCGGCAATAGTGAGATTGAGCTGCGCAGCATTGAGCGAGTTATACTCGGTAACAGCGACAATCAAACTCAGTTTGATCAAGCCTACTCGCAGGCATTTGACGAACTAGGTGCTGGAGCGATCGCGTTAGTAGACGCAGCTGTGCGTTGGAACCAGCTAGACCCTATAGCCTAG
- a CDS encoding DUF3370 domain-containing protein, with protein sequence MPQEVRPLPGGLDTVPVFNSNSPEIIESDGILLSTFPPSGKRAPSAHLNYPLSGRFDIFSHHVAKGQDDRDDRTVYHGILVHNPEDQAITLSIREGASYLSQESPWNEIASGTSNLYSNNFSGPGSRVVNDVLRDRRHRALPDQVTIAPRTTHLLLNAPIPLRRLNVPTDGTHPSGSTITPPPRNVSSGEGSRLNGRSTLIRVHSSGPVYVASLAMHAPQVNGNEQVPSLDEWKHLLFHSQLLEPRDLSPSRPGSREDPFRYGRVSGISQGSQWRATLTDRNQDQLAIPDQGEQFSYGISTLERNTFGTGQIQSAPIRARYRDTAYRANGNYGVEYNLTLPLYNHTESPRTVALSVQTPIQNDGLSDALQFYERPKGRVFFRGTVLFIYKEDNGRSRAAFTYLEQNRGQQGQPLVTVTIAPREQRDINVQFLYPPDATPPQVLTVRTLK encoded by the coding sequence GTGCCACAAGAGGTGCGACCGCTACCAGGTGGATTGGATACGGTACCTGTTTTCAATAGTAATAGTCCTGAAATTATTGAATCTGACGGAATTCTACTTTCTACCTTTCCCCCCAGTGGCAAGCGTGCACCCTCGGCTCATCTCAATTATCCATTGAGCGGCCGCTTTGATATCTTTTCGCATCATGTTGCCAAGGGGCAAGATGACCGAGATGATCGCACTGTATACCATGGAATCCTCGTTCACAATCCAGAGGACCAGGCAATTACACTTTCTATTCGAGAAGGCGCTTCCTACCTCAGCCAAGAATCTCCTTGGAATGAGATTGCTTCTGGCACTTCTAACCTATATAGCAATAACTTCTCTGGTCCAGGGAGTCGAGTCGTTAATGATGTCCTACGCGATCGCCGACACAGAGCGCTTCCCGATCAAGTTACCATCGCGCCTCGCACTACCCATCTTTTACTCAATGCGCCCATTCCCCTTCGCCGCCTGAATGTGCCTACAGACGGAACGCATCCATCCGGTAGCACGATCACCCCACCGCCTAGAAATGTTAGCTCTGGCGAAGGCTCTAGGCTCAACGGACGTTCTACGCTAATTCGGGTACACAGCAGCGGTCCAGTCTATGTTGCAAGCCTAGCTATGCACGCTCCGCAAGTCAATGGAAACGAGCAGGTCCCAAGCCTAGATGAATGGAAGCATTTGCTTTTTCATAGTCAGCTATTGGAGCCGCGTGACTTATCTCCTAGCAGGCCAGGCAGTCGTGAAGACCCCTTCCGCTATGGTCGTGTTTCAGGCATCTCCCAGGGGTCTCAATGGCGGGCGACCTTAACTGATCGAAACCAAGATCAGCTGGCTATTCCCGATCAAGGAGAACAGTTTTCCTACGGCATTAGTACCCTAGAGCGTAATACCTTTGGTACTGGCCAGATTCAGAGTGCACCCATTCGAGCTCGCTATCGAGATACTGCGTACCGGGCTAACGGCAACTATGGGGTCGAATACAACCTGACCTTGCCGCTATACAACCACACAGAGAGTCCTAGAACAGTGGCTCTCTCTGTACAAACACCTATCCAAAACGATGGTCTTAGCGACGCCCTTCAGTTTTACGAAAGACCCAAAGGTCGAGTCTTTTTTCGAGGCACAGTGCTGTTTATTTATAAGGAAGACAATGGCAGATCTCGAGCTGCTTTCACGTATCTAGAACAGAATCGAGGACAGCAAGGACAGCCACTCGTTACAGTAACGATAGCGCCAAGGGAACAGAGAGATATTAATGTTCAGTTTTTATATCCGCCGGATGCGACACCGCCTCAGGTGTTGACTGTGCGTACACTGAAATAG